In the genome of Xanthobacteraceae bacterium, one region contains:
- a CDS encoding LysR family transcriptional regulator: protein MNVKALKAFRLVVVNGSLAAAAKSLHLSQPAVSRLISLLEHETKLQLFYRTRRRLTLTPEGEAFYRQAEHLLAGFDEIPRIISDIKAKTGGHFRLVTAPRIGQGLVSPALALMQRESPGVHCIVDVQSRFDLENRIGTRRYDLGIVSLPVSHSLIEIDNKPLVRVRAEALLPDDHPLAKKKQLTAADLAPYPMLGLWPSQIWRQQIDDFFRSGGAVPSYSVETRSSLMACQMVRDGAGIAILDRVCAQAIDLNGLTLRPIDPERWISFGYIQHRGSTLSAHAEHFLDCLKRVIENLRMRDAHYKSAIVPLT from the coding sequence ATGAATGTAAAGGCGCTCAAGGCATTCCGGCTGGTGGTCGTGAACGGTTCGCTCGCGGCCGCTGCGAAGTCTCTGCACCTTAGCCAGCCGGCGGTGAGCCGCCTCATTTCCCTGCTCGAACACGAGACCAAGTTGCAGTTGTTTTACCGCACGCGGCGGCGGCTGACGCTGACGCCCGAAGGCGAAGCGTTCTACCGGCAGGCCGAACACCTGCTCGCTGGCTTCGACGAAATCCCGCGCATCATCAGCGACATCAAGGCGAAGACCGGCGGCCACTTCCGTCTCGTTACCGCGCCGCGTATCGGCCAGGGCCTTGTTTCACCCGCGCTGGCGTTGATGCAGCGGGAGTCGCCGGGCGTGCATTGCATCGTGGACGTTCAATCGCGCTTCGACCTGGAAAACCGCATCGGCACGCGGCGATACGATCTCGGCATCGTCTCCCTGCCGGTGTCGCATTCGCTGATCGAGATCGACAACAAGCCGCTGGTGCGCGTTCGCGCCGAGGCGTTGCTGCCGGACGATCACCCGCTGGCTAAGAAGAAGCAGCTTACCGCCGCCGACCTCGCGCCATATCCAATGCTCGGACTATGGCCGAGCCAGATCTGGCGGCAGCAGATCGACGATTTCTTCCGCTCCGGCGGCGCGGTGCCGTCCTATTCCGTCGAAACGCGCTCCTCGCTCATGGCGTGCCAGATGGTGCGCGACGGCGCGGGCATCGCGATTCTCGATCGCGTCTGCGCACAGGCAATAGACCTTAATGGCCTCACCTTGCGTCCCATCGATCCGGAGCGGTGGATTTCGTTCGGCTATATCCAGCACCGCGGCAGTACGCTTTCCGCGCATGCCGAGCACTTCCTCGATTGCCTGAAGCGCGTCATCGAAAACCTGAGGATGCGCGACGCGCACTACAAGAGCGCCATCGTCCCCCTAACCTGA
- a CDS encoding ABC transporter substrate-binding protein, which translates to MLGGTARKNALTALAAVCLVVFCWRPAYAGPANDTLVVAIEGEIPTLDHLYTTARDTIVLAELTDDGLFYADPDTLGYVPAAAQSYVQVNDTTIDVTIRPGVRFHDGSPLTADDVVYTYSWVLHPDSKTNRGRVIAAWLDRVERTGPMTVRFHLKHPYPLAIRDMAFSVQLRKAGAYHASGSADPNAQALKLNGIGPYRVVEFHPGKRVVLERFDGYYAESPKGRPAIRNVLFRTIPDLSTQQAELISGNVDWMYNVPADVASNIGATKYATHLSGPTLRVNFIPLDAAGYTGAGNPLTKLDVRRALIHAINRQDIVKYLVQGDAEVIDAACHPLQFGCEQDVHKYPYDPAEARRLLAAAGYPQGFEVELWVYRERQAAEAIAADLAKVGVRVRLRFVTLTTLNQARKNRRVPAFFASWESGSTADTATIAEAHWSLKSDRNMSKDEIVAKQMEAAARTIDPEERKRLYSAALKRIAEQAYWIPLYTYSQNYLVSNKLAYPVAKDGLPRLFRARWRADTKASR; encoded by the coding sequence ATGCTGGGAGGTACGGCCCGGAAGAATGCGTTGACGGCGCTCGCCGCCGTTTGCCTTGTCGTGTTCTGCTGGCGTCCCGCTTACGCGGGACCGGCGAACGACACGCTGGTTGTTGCCATCGAAGGTGAGATTCCGACGCTCGATCATCTCTACACGACGGCGCGCGACACCATCGTGCTTGCCGAACTGACCGACGATGGCCTGTTCTATGCCGATCCCGACACGCTGGGTTATGTACCGGCTGCCGCGCAATCTTATGTGCAAGTCAACGACACCACCATCGACGTGACGATCCGGCCGGGCGTCCGCTTTCACGACGGTTCGCCGCTGACCGCCGACGATGTGGTCTACACTTATAGTTGGGTGCTGCACCCGGACTCCAAGACCAACCGCGGCCGCGTGATCGCGGCGTGGCTGGACCGGGTCGAACGCACCGGTCCGATGACCGTGCGCTTTCACCTGAAGCATCCGTATCCGCTCGCGATCCGCGACATGGCGTTCAGCGTGCAGCTACGGAAGGCGGGCGCTTACCATGCAAGCGGCAGCGCCGACCCGAACGCGCAGGCGTTGAAGCTGAACGGCATCGGACCATACCGGGTGGTGGAGTTTCATCCCGGCAAGCGTGTCGTGCTGGAACGCTTCGATGGCTATTACGCCGAAAGCCCGAAGGGGCGGCCTGCGATCCGGAACGTTCTGTTCCGCACCATTCCCGACCTCAGCACGCAGCAAGCCGAACTCATCAGCGGCAACGTCGACTGGATGTATAATGTGCCGGCGGATGTCGCGAGCAACATCGGCGCGACAAAATACGCCACGCATTTGAGCGGTCCCACGCTGCGCGTGAACTTCATTCCGCTCGATGCCGCTGGATATACCGGCGCGGGAAATCCGCTGACCAAACTCGACGTGCGGCGCGCGTTGATTCACGCGATCAACCGGCAGGACATAGTGAAGTATCTGGTGCAGGGCGACGCGGAAGTCATCGACGCCGCCTGTCATCCGCTGCAATTCGGATGCGAGCAGGATGTCCATAAATATCCATACGATCCTGCCGAAGCGCGCCGTCTGCTGGCCGCGGCCGGTTATCCGCAAGGTTTCGAGGTCGAGCTTTGGGTCTATCGCGAACGGCAGGCAGCCGAGGCAATCGCCGCCGATCTCGCAAAGGTCGGCGTTCGCGTACGCCTGCGCTTCGTGACGCTGACCACGCTGAATCAGGCGCGGAAGAACCGGCGCGTACCGGCTTTCTTCGCCAGTTGGGAATCCGGGAGCACGGCCGACACTGCAACGATTGCGGAAGCGCACTGGTCGCTCAAGTCGGATCGCAACATGTCGAAGGACGAAATCGTTGCGAAACAGATGGAAGCCGCCGCCAGGACCATCGACCCGGAAGAACGCAAGCGCCTCTATAGCGCCGCGCTGAAACGGATCGCGGAACAGGCCTACTGGATTCCGCTCTACACCTATTCGCAGAACTATCTCGTTTCCAACAAGCTCGCCTATCCGGTTGCGAAGGACGGGCTGCCGCGGCTGTTCCGTGCGCGCTGGCGCGCAGACACCAAAGCCTCGCGGTAG